The Paenibacillus tianjinensis genome has a window encoding:
- a CDS encoding GNAT family N-acetyltransferase, producing MLNVEGEILIPILILNDKAVLCQFFDKSHSITIFEIDEEGHKENIGYLKVTYSNSSRPSESDSDPTIITNGLDAIYISNFYIDEKYRDNGIATKVLSVFLDKAKLDGYKLITGRLHKNEFFDKLKYLYLEKFKANERMDLETYLIFEWKF from the coding sequence ATGTTGAATGTGGAAGGTGAAATATTGATTCCTATTTTAATTTTAAATGATAAGGCTGTTCTATGCCAATTTTTTGATAAATCACACTCAATAACAATATTTGAAATTGATGAAGAAGGTCACAAAGAAAATATAGGATATTTAAAAGTAACCTACTCTAATTCTTCGCGTCCATCTGAATCTGATAGTGATCCAACAATTATAACTAATGGGCTTGATGCAATATATATCAGTAACTTTTACATCGATGAAAAATATCGAGACAATGGAATAGCGACAAAAGTATTGTCAGTTTTTCTTGATAAAGCCAAGTTAGATGGGTATAAACTTATAACTGGGAGATTACATAAGAATGAGTTTTTTGATAAATTGAAGTATCTTTATTTAGAAAAATTTAAGGCAAATGAACGTATGGACCTTGAGACGTATTTGATTTTCGAATGGAAGTTTTGA